The proteins below come from a single Faecalibaculum rodentium genomic window:
- the fmt gene encoding methionyl-tRNA formyltransferase has translation MNENLRDKRVIFMGTPQIAADVLQALLDVNANVVLAVTQPDRITGRKRVLTPTPVKLLAQEHGIPVFQPVKIRTDYDPVLEARPDLIVTCAYGQLVPDAVLDAALCVNLHGSILPRYRGGAPIQRALWNRDDETGMTLMKMASRMDAGDIIKISRIPITEEDDSGTLFEKLGQTAGHLIQDQLETLLKGEARFTPQNEAEATYAPVITGDEEKLDLTQDDETLLGQIRALAPHPGGYVIAAGKKLKLLKARLEPGAQSELHTFVKLGKSGLGLQLKNHVLVLEQVQFQGKPVMDIKSFMNGQGRSLPGTIAAQAA, from the coding sequence ATGAACGAAAATCTCAGGGATAAACGCGTCATTTTCATGGGGACCCCGCAGATCGCTGCCGATGTGCTGCAGGCCCTGCTGGATGTAAACGCCAATGTGGTCCTGGCAGTGACACAGCCCGACCGGATTACCGGCCGCAAACGGGTGCTGACCCCCACTCCCGTCAAGCTTCTGGCCCAGGAGCACGGAATTCCCGTGTTCCAGCCCGTAAAGATACGAACTGATTATGACCCGGTCCTGGAAGCCAGGCCGGACCTGATCGTCACCTGCGCCTATGGACAGCTGGTCCCGGATGCAGTCCTCGATGCAGCGCTCTGCGTGAACCTGCACGGATCGATCCTGCCCAGATACAGAGGAGGGGCCCCGATCCAGCGTGCCCTCTGGAATCGGGATGATGAAACAGGCATGACACTCATGAAGATGGCCAGCCGCATGGATGCCGGTGACATCATCAAAATCAGCCGAATCCCCATTACAGAGGAAGACGACAGCGGCACACTGTTCGAAAAGCTTGGACAGACAGCAGGACACCTGATTCAGGACCAGCTGGAGACACTGCTGAAGGGCGAAGCCCGCTTTACTCCCCAGAACGAAGCAGAAGCGACGTATGCACCGGTGATCACCGGGGATGAAGAAAAGCTGGATCTCACGCAGGACGACGAAACACTGCTTGGACAGATCCGGGCACTGGCTCCGCATCCCGGAGGATATGTGATTGCTGCGGGGAAAAAGCTGAAACTGCTGAAAGCCCGCCTGGAACCGGGAGCGCAGTCAGAGCTGCATACTTTTGTCAAACTGGGAAAGTCCGGGCTGGGCCTGCAGCTGAAAAACCATGTGCTGGTGCTGGAACAGGTGCAGTTCCAGGGCAAGCCGGTCATGGATATCAAGTCGTTCATGAACGGCCAGGGACGCAGTCTCCCGGGCACGATTGCCGCTCAGGCTGCCTGA
- the rpsT gene encoding 30S ribosomal protein S20: MPQIKSQKKRVKTNNKAHKLIVSQKSALKTSIKKVLAAVDAKDKEAALKAYAECESKLDKAVSKGFKHKNYSSRQKARLAKAINAIEA, from the coding sequence ATGCCGCAGATCAAATCCCAGAAAAAGCGCGTAAAGACAAACAACAAGGCGCACAAGCTGATCGTATCCCAGAAATCCGCTCTGAAGACTTCGATCAAAAAAGTTCTGGCTGCTGTTGACGCAAAGGATAAGGAAGCAGCGCTCAAGGCGTATGCAGAGTGCGAGTCCAAGCTGGACAAGGCCGTTTCCAAAGGCTTCAAGCACAAGAACTATTCCAGCCGTCAGAAAGCCCGTCTTGCCAAGGCAATCAACGCTATCGAAGCGTAA
- a CDS encoding helix-hairpin-helix domain-containing protein, translating into MKKLIMSTTMLFFFLASWFGRYTPVQLDMSRPDTIQAEIKGEVIRPGVYQIPWNATVQTLAETAGGFTDTADLDAVNLSAVVKDREVVSIRTVPQTQETTVSLSSATLEELTKLPGVGPAIAQRILEYRDTEGFASLEDLMNVKGIGEKTFEKLSPYICL; encoded by the coding sequence ATGAAAAAACTGATCATGAGTACCACAATGCTGTTTTTCTTCCTCGCAAGCTGGTTTGGACGCTATACACCGGTCCAACTGGATATGTCCAGACCGGATACGATCCAGGCGGAGATCAAGGGAGAAGTCATACGTCCCGGTGTCTATCAGATTCCCTGGAACGCAACGGTTCAGACACTGGCCGAAACTGCCGGAGGCTTTACGGATACAGCGGATCTGGATGCCGTGAATCTTTCTGCCGTGGTCAAAGACAGAGAAGTGGTCTCCATACGCACCGTCCCACAGACTCAGGAGACCACAGTGTCTTTGTCTTCAGCAACTCTGGAAGAGCTGACTAAACTGCCTGGAGTAGGGCCGGCCATTGCGCAGCGAATCCTGGAGTACAGGGACACAGAAGGATTTGCCTCTCTGGAGGATCTGATGAATGTCAAGGGCATCGGGGAGAAGACATTTGAGAAACTCAGTCCCTACATCTGTCTGTAA
- a CDS encoding PTS transporter subunit IIC: protein MAQGLFASLLIGTIINTLGTQLNIHLLTQPVAIVGGTEYTIGGLASAMSGPAMAAAIGYALQAPALVLFSLITVGFAANALGGAGGPLAVYLIAIVAAELGKAVSGETKVDILVTPIVTIFSGILLSHWFAPAIGQAAMQTGTFIMWATTLQPFLMGILVSAFMGIALTLPISSAAICAALGLTGLAGGAALAGCCAQMVGFAVMSWKENGLGGLVSQGLGTSMLQMGNIVKNPRIWIAPIVTSMITGPLATCLFGLQMNGPAVSSGMGTCGMVGPIGVYSGWAQEMADGIRSVISLSDWTGLLLISIVLPAVICPVIHRLVVKAGWVREGDLTLAGAKAAPATVAAGTEAGSKE, encoded by the coding sequence ATGGCACAGGGGCTTTTCGCCTCTTTGCTGATCGGCACGATCATCAACACGCTGGGCACGCAGCTGAACATCCACCTGCTTACGCAGCCGGTGGCCATCGTGGGCGGAACGGAGTATACCATTGGCGGTCTGGCCAGCGCCATGAGCGGTCCGGCCATGGCGGCTGCCATTGGCTATGCCTTGCAGGCACCGGCCCTGGTGCTGTTTTCCCTGATCACTGTGGGCTTTGCTGCCAATGCCCTGGGCGGTGCAGGCGGACCTCTGGCTGTATATCTGATTGCCATTGTGGCGGCTGAACTGGGAAAAGCGGTATCCGGTGAAACGAAAGTGGACATTCTGGTGACGCCGATTGTCACGATTTTCTCCGGCATTCTTCTTTCTCACTGGTTTGCACCGGCCATTGGTCAGGCTGCGATGCAGACAGGCACGTTCATCATGTGGGCAACCACACTGCAGCCGTTTCTGATGGGGATTCTGGTTTCGGCGTTCATGGGCATCGCCCTGACCCTGCCGATCTCCAGTGCAGCCATCTGCGCTGCGCTGGGGCTGACCGGGCTGGCGGGAGGCGCCGCCCTGGCCGGCTGCTGTGCACAGATGGTGGGTTTTGCGGTGATGAGCTGGAAGGAAAACGGACTGGGCGGCCTGGTTTCCCAGGGCCTGGGCACCAGCATGCTGCAGATGGGCAATATCGTGAAGAATCCCAGGATCTGGATCGCGCCCATCGTCACCAGCATGATCACAGGTCCCTTGGCAACCTGCCTGTTCGGGCTCCAGATGAATGGCCCTGCGGTATCCAGCGGTATGGGGACCTGCGGGATGGTGGGCCCCATTGGCGTTTACAGCGGCTGGGCACAGGAAATGGCTGACGGGATCCGTTCCGTGATTTCGCTCTCTGACTGGACAGGACTTCTCCTGATTTCCATCGTGCTGCCGGCAGTGATCTGTCCCGTGATTCACCGCCTGGTGGTGAAAGCCGGATGGGTCAGGGAGGGCGACCTTACACTGGCTGGCGCGAAGGCAGCCCCGGCAACCGTGGCTGCGGGCACAGAAGCGGGATCCAAAGAATAA
- a CDS encoding MFS transporter — protein MSTVTDSQRSRIMIGCYFVMFTIAAYGLSLATIQQPMLDSMGGGSYFSLITLIAAICMTIMTPIGGRLIDGLGNRKVTLYAGAISLISGLVMAFVPNLWVFIIMRILFSMAQGAMSSVPYILAREVNPPQVQGKIFGMLATVLAVGSFVGSWLAGVLVQNNLMWLAVAFPCLTLAPGIWLIYQNMYDDSHEGGLHLDWMGMILLTVCLSTLLLAMNFGARMGWFNGLIMTGFLVGFGSLLAFVYWENRAAVPLVPMALFQNRQYVLLLAITFCTVFYLIALNNYLPLGVQNVLQAGTSASGSLQLSKTIVLILVPTAFGIWVAKRKSHTWMALALSCIFVIVPCALLVFVGVNMPIWFIMLMVGLTGIADAFRSVAATPAAQEVLKPSDLGIGTSIIGFTITLANSIAATVDGIAYDSLSAAEAGIVGMSHGIDTTFLLSAGVAVIGLLLVVLFFRPIMNKNSRTSAAEQAKTARD, from the coding sequence ATGTCTACCGTAACCGATTCACAAAGAAGCAGAATCATGATTGGCTGCTACTTTGTCATGTTTACGATTGCCGCCTATGGCCTGTCTCTGGCCACGATCCAGCAGCCAATGCTGGACTCCATGGGCGGCGGATCGTACTTTTCCCTTATCACACTGATTGCCGCCATCTGCATGACCATCATGACACCCATCGGTGGTCGCCTCATTGATGGACTCGGCAACCGGAAAGTCACGCTTTACGCCGGTGCGATTTCCCTGATCTCCGGACTGGTCATGGCCTTTGTCCCGAATCTCTGGGTATTCATCATCATGCGGATCCTGTTCTCCATGGCCCAGGGTGCCATGAGTTCCGTCCCCTATATCCTGGCCCGGGAAGTCAACCCCCCGCAGGTGCAGGGCAAGATCTTCGGTATGCTGGCAACGGTGCTGGCCGTTGGCAGTTTTGTCGGATCCTGGCTGGCGGGTGTGCTCGTTCAGAACAACCTCATGTGGCTCGCCGTTGCATTCCCCTGCCTGACACTGGCACCCGGTATCTGGCTGATCTATCAAAACATGTATGATGATTCCCACGAAGGCGGCCTCCACCTCGACTGGATGGGTATGATCCTTCTGACTGTCTGCCTGTCCACCCTGCTGCTGGCGATGAACTTCGGCGCCAGGATGGGCTGGTTCAACGGCCTGATCATGACCGGTTTCCTCGTCGGATTCGGTTCCCTGCTGGCGTTTGTATACTGGGAAAACCGGGCTGCTGTGCCCCTGGTTCCCATGGCGCTGTTCCAGAACAGGCAGTATGTCCTGCTGCTGGCCATCACCTTCTGCACGGTGTTCTATTTGATCGCCCTGAACAACTACCTGCCCCTTGGTGTACAGAATGTGCTCCAGGCCGGTACCTCTGCCTCCGGTTCCCTGCAGCTGTCGAAGACCATCGTTCTGATTCTCGTGCCGACTGCCTTCGGTATCTGGGTCGCAAAGCGGAAATCTCACACCTGGATGGCCCTGGCCCTCTCTTGCATCTTTGTGATCGTGCCCTGTGCCCTGCTGGTATTCGTGGGCGTGAACATGCCCATCTGGTTCATCATGCTGATGGTGGGACTCACGGGAATTGCAGATGCCTTCCGGTCGGTTGCTGCCACCCCTGCTGCCCAGGAAGTCCTGAAGCCCTCTGACCTGGGCATCGGTACTTCGATCATTGGATTCACCATCACACTGGCCAACTCCATAGCCGCAACAGTGGATGGCATTGCCTATGACTCCCTGTCAGCCGCGGAAGCCGGTATTGTGGGCATGAGTCACGGAATCGACACAACGTTCCTGCTCTCCGCGGGTGTGGCTGTCATTGGTCTGCTGCTGGTTGTCCTGTTCTTCCGGCCGATCATGAACAAAAACAGCCGTACTTCTGCAGCTGAACAGGCAAAGACTGCCAGGGACTGA
- a CDS encoding SemiSWEET family transporter, whose amino-acid sequence MTDKQIQKLGWIASGMSILMYVSYIAQIINNLQGHKGSWVQPAVATVNCTLWTIYALKSTPKQKAIAAANIPGIFLAAATMITSF is encoded by the coding sequence ATGACAGATAAGCAAATTCAGAAACTGGGCTGGATCGCATCCGGCATGTCCATACTGATGTATGTTTCCTACATTGCACAGATCATCAACAATCTTCAGGGTCACAAAGGAAGCTGGGTGCAGCCGGCTGTAGCCACCGTGAACTGCACTCTGTGGACCATCTATGCCTTGAAGAGTACGCCGAAGCAGAAGGCAATTGCTGCAGCAAACATCCCCGGCATATTTCTGGCGGCTGCCACCATGATCACCAGTTTCTGA
- the holA gene encoding DNA polymerase III subunit delta, giving the protein MIYLLYGTDESRIRQKKRQLKEKYPETDSVVVDCLQPGAAARLEQALDTADLFASRKLIFADNATFLCAKNTSQVQPEVVTKRLETDDVLVLSVKTEKLDKRKKAVKMLEQAAQVIPCLPLDGPAQKAYVQELMKEKQLELDPDSFNWFCSHAGCDPVILESEIEKLSVFDRHPSLEDVKALTTVEPVSNVFIMTDALFDKNGLRLLAAYRNFRDQNMEPLAVVMLLAGQIRFLFQVRVLMDQGKGKQEIAKTLSAHPYRTQIAMGNARRFDSLRLMDLLEQMAHLEQGMKKGQLDKDQGFEMFCLDLMQES; this is encoded by the coding sequence ATGATTTATCTGCTGTATGGGACAGATGAAAGCCGGATCCGACAGAAGAAACGGCAGCTGAAGGAAAAATACCCCGAAACCGATTCTGTGGTCGTTGACTGCCTGCAGCCGGGCGCAGCAGCCAGACTGGAACAGGCGCTCGATACTGCGGATCTTTTCGCAAGCCGCAAACTGATTTTTGCAGACAATGCGACATTTCTCTGCGCCAAAAACACATCACAGGTCCAGCCGGAAGTAGTGACAAAAAGGCTGGAGACCGACGATGTCCTGGTTCTCAGTGTCAAAACGGAGAAACTGGACAAACGGAAGAAAGCGGTGAAGATGCTGGAACAGGCAGCCCAGGTCATCCCGTGTCTGCCTCTGGATGGACCAGCCCAGAAAGCCTACGTACAGGAACTGATGAAAGAGAAACAGCTGGAACTGGATCCGGATTCCTTCAACTGGTTCTGTTCGCATGCCGGCTGCGATCCCGTCATTCTGGAATCGGAGATTGAAAAGCTGTCTGTGTTTGACAGGCACCCTTCACTGGAGGACGTGAAGGCCCTGACTACGGTGGAACCGGTAAGCAATGTCTTCATCATGACGGATGCGCTGTTCGACAAAAACGGACTGCGCCTTCTGGCAGCCTACCGCAACTTCCGGGACCAGAATATGGAGCCTTTGGCTGTGGTCATGCTGCTGGCGGGGCAGATCCGGTTTCTGTTTCAGGTGCGTGTGCTGATGGATCAGGGAAAGGGGAAACAGGAAATCGCGAAGACACTGTCCGCCCATCCCTACCGGACGCAGATTGCCATGGGCAATGCGCGGCGGTTTGACTCACTGCGTCTGATGGACCTTCTGGAACAGATGGCGCATCTGGAGCAGGGAATGAAGAAAGGACAGCTGGACAAAGACCAGGGATTCGAGATGTTCTGCCTGGATCTGATGCAGGAATCGTGA
- the tnpA gene encoding IS66 family insertion sequence element accessory protein TnpA, which produces MFTDFDSSGLSAVEYCRQKGINRQVFYNSRWKPKNSTARSKSACREPLSPFPDPAGLTLTLTLRRRY; this is translated from the coding sequence ATATTCACAGATTTCGATTCTTCAGGATTATCTGCCGTTGAATACTGCAGACAGAAAGGAATCAATCGCCAGGTCTTCTACAATTCACGCTGGAAGCCGAAGAACTCCACAGCCAGGTCCAAATCTGCCTGTCGTGAACCATTATCTCCGTTTCCAGATCCGGCAGGGTTGACGCTTACGCTTACCTTACGCCGCAGATATTAA
- a CDS encoding DUF1292 domain-containing protein — translation MNEEKETILLQGEDGTGIECEFGDRFVLDDENYVILIPYRDGLRDEDGILLMQTMKDDEDPDTEYLVALSDPEEINRVFSGYIQQKARAQHADGTCFEQSLKKAVQKD, via the coding sequence ATGAACGAGGAAAAAGAAACGATTCTTCTCCAGGGAGAAGACGGAACCGGAATCGAGTGTGAATTCGGAGACCGGTTTGTGCTGGATGACGAGAATTACGTGATCCTGATTCCCTATCGGGACGGCCTGCGGGATGAAGACGGCATCCTGCTGATGCAGACCATGAAGGATGACGAAGACCCGGATACCGAATATCTCGTGGCTTTGTCCGATCCGGAAGAAATCAACCGCGTCTTTTCCGGATACATCCAGCAGAAAGCCCGTGCACAGCATGCTGACGGCACCTGTTTTGAACAGAGCCTGAAAAAAGCGGTACAGAAAGACTGA
- a CDS encoding ComEC/Rec2 family competence protein — protein MAVTLFFLTIGIWISCVLSDPWLVTGFAGLWGLVLWIRMKKPAVCIFWGVLSLTIVAGILWNQAFPEPDLRPGLYQVYEVRAGYVLAANGSSRILYQDQEANIHDELYIENLKPLTGLKNLHLFDFADSMAAKGVRWRGTGYIRTASDSLQGRLMRYVRNSPAKMAAFYGIREKDSLLVKAGLPVVAFLMVFENLLRRRMKPNAVHFCLLPPAILWGWLFLWPATLMRWVLFRLIRLSGLQPLAAWSLSVLLFLILQPEKAASFSLVFPALLQLCSITRRRSCTRYLMALLQILYFGSLSCTLFGGYSLLRLLSAASFALAFFDISLEIEWMLPEIPIPAAPVLLVVAAILLLRYMIMQKHPQLLLCSLLIMPVSPYLDPFFHVYMLDIGQGDCTLVVEPFCRSAVMIDAAGNLYRDNAESVILPFLEAAGIRKLDALIVSHEDFDHAGAVEAVQDGISVHTVIRDPTQPVPVEYPMLNLLPDRTSPDENEGSLLTYFSYDGHGYFWPGDAGILTEKLLMDTFADLPVTVLKAGHHGSASASCPAFLEWLSPDLVLLSAGRNNRYGHPSPEVITSLQSMNTARFCTAESGMIHLASWHGFLFLETAEGQVSCLSTPAGR, from the coding sequence ATGGCCGTAACACTGTTCTTTCTGACAATCGGTATCTGGATCAGTTGCGTGCTGTCGGATCCCTGGCTGGTAACCGGATTTGCGGGACTCTGGGGTCTGGTTCTCTGGATCCGCATGAAAAAACCGGCTGTATGCATTTTCTGGGGAGTGCTTTCGTTGACGATCGTCGCCGGCATCTTATGGAATCAGGCTTTTCCTGAACCTGATCTCCGGCCTGGTCTGTACCAGGTATATGAAGTCAGGGCAGGATACGTCCTTGCCGCAAACGGCAGCAGCAGGATACTGTACCAGGATCAGGAGGCGAATATACATGATGAACTGTATATCGAAAACCTGAAACCTCTGACGGGCTTGAAAAACCTGCATCTGTTTGATTTCGCAGACTCTATGGCAGCGAAGGGTGTTCGCTGGCGGGGGACCGGATACATTCGGACTGCCTCTGATTCCCTGCAGGGAAGACTCATGCGGTATGTCCGAAACTCACCTGCAAAAATGGCCGCATTTTACGGGATTCGGGAGAAAGACAGTCTTCTGGTGAAAGCCGGGTTGCCGGTGGTCGCCTTTCTCATGGTGTTCGAAAATCTCCTCAGGCGGAGGATGAAACCGAATGCAGTGCATTTTTGCCTTCTTCCCCCAGCCATTTTGTGGGGATGGCTGTTTCTTTGGCCTGCAACCCTCATGCGCTGGGTCCTGTTCCGGCTGATTCGGCTGTCCGGCCTGCAGCCTCTTGCTGCATGGTCTCTATCCGTTCTCCTGTTTCTGATCCTGCAGCCGGAAAAAGCCGCTTCCTTCTCCCTTGTATTTCCCGCACTGCTGCAGCTGTGTTCCATCACACGGCGCAGATCCTGCACCCGGTACCTGATGGCTCTTCTCCAGATCCTCTATTTCGGGTCTCTGTCCTGTACTCTGTTCGGCGGGTACAGCCTTCTGAGGCTGCTGTCTGCCGCGTCTTTTGCTCTGGCGTTTTTCGACATCTCTCTGGAGATTGAATGGATGCTTCCGGAAATCCCGATCCCTGCTGCACCGGTCTTACTGGTTGTGGCAGCCATTCTGCTTCTGCGGTATATGATCATGCAGAAACATCCCCAGCTGCTGCTTTGCTCCTTGCTGATCATGCCTGTCAGTCCATATCTGGACCCGTTTTTTCACGTGTATATGCTGGATATCGGGCAGGGAGACTGCACGCTGGTCGTGGAGCCTTTCTGCCGGAGCGCTGTCATGATCGACGCCGCAGGCAATCTGTATCGGGACAATGCTGAATCCGTGATCCTGCCGTTTCTCGAAGCTGCAGGGATCCGGAAGCTGGATGCCCTGATTGTCAGTCATGAAGATTTCGATCATGCCGGTGCTGTGGAAGCTGTACAGGACGGCATCAGTGTTCATACCGTGATCCGCGACCCCACACAGCCTGTTCCGGTGGAGTACCCTATGCTGAATCTTCTCCCTGACCGCACTTCGCCGGATGAAAACGAGGGAAGTCTGCTGACGTATTTTTCCTATGATGGTCATGGGTATTTCTGGCCCGGTGATGCAGGAATCCTGACAGAAAAACTGCTGATGGACACGTTTGCCGATTTGCCGGTCACGGTACTGAAAGCCGGTCATCACGGATCGGCCTCTGCAAGCTGTCCGGCGTTTCTGGAATGGCTCAGTCCGGATCTGGTTCTTCTCTCCGCAGGAAGGAACAACCGGTACGGACACCCTTCACCGGAAGTCATCACCAGTCTGCAGTCCATGAACACAGCCAGATTCTGTACCGCAGAAAGCGGCATGATTCACCTTGCTTCCTGGCATGGCTTCCTGTTTCTGGAAACCGCAGAAGGACAGGTGTCCTGCCTGAGCACCCCTGCAGGCCGATGA
- a CDS encoding rubredoxin, translating into MGIALTKKDVYVCDVCGWEYDPELGLPEAGIAPGTAFEDLPEDFVCPLCGAPKSAFSPKQMDTAADGQAVTNA; encoded by the coding sequence ATGGGCATTGCGCTGACAAAAAAAGATGTCTATGTCTGTGATGTCTGCGGATGGGAATATGATCCGGAACTCGGACTGCCGGAAGCCGGCATTGCTCCAGGTACCGCCTTTGAGGATCTGCCGGAGGATTTCGTCTGCCCGCTGTGCGGTGCTCCCAAGAGCGCATTCTCCCCGAAGCAGATGGATACAGCGGCTGACGGCCAGGCCGTTACAAACGCTTGA
- the lepA gene encoding translation elongation factor 4, whose product MDQKNIRNFSIIAHIDHGKSTLADRILEMTDTVEKREMKDQILDSMDLERERGITIKLNAVQLVYHAKDGQDYLFHLIDTPGHVDFTYEVSRSLAACDGAVLVVDAAQGVQAQTLANVYLALDNDLEILPVLNKIDLPSAQPDVVKQEIEDLIGLDCSDAVEISAKSGLNVDQVLEEIVKRLPAPKGNRNKPLQALVFDSLYDPYRGVIAFVSIKNGTVKKGDRIRFMATGAEYEVTEVGVRTPKEVVEEQLNTGDVGWISAAIKNIEDVRVGDTITKADEPADQPLEGYKEMQPMVYAGLYPVDNARYEDLKDALAKLKLNDASLQFEPETSQALGFGFRCGFLGLLHMDVIEERLEREYNLNLIATSPSVIYKVYRTDGTVEDVDNPAALPPAQNIDHIEEPYVRAEIMVPKEYVGAIMDLCQKKRGEYIDMQVLDDVRMNLVYEMPLSEIIFDFFDKMKSSTKGYASFDYSFSRYKRSNLVKMDILLNGQVIDALSIIVHKDFAYNRGNAMTIKLKELIPKQQFEIPVQAAIGGKVIARTNIKALRKNVLAKCYGGDISRKKKLLEKQKEGKKRMKMVGSVEIPQEAFMAVLSMDDEG is encoded by the coding sequence ATGGATCAGAAAAATATACGCAACTTTTCCATCATCGCCCATATCGACCACGGCAAGTCCACTCTGGCGGACCGGATCCTGGAAATGACGGATACCGTGGAGAAGCGGGAGATGAAAGATCAGATTCTGGACTCCATGGACCTGGAGCGGGAACGGGGGATCACCATCAAGCTGAATGCCGTCCAGCTGGTCTATCACGCAAAGGACGGACAGGACTACCTGTTCCATCTGATCGACACCCCGGGCCATGTGGACTTCACCTATGAAGTATCCCGGTCCCTGGCCGCCTGCGACGGAGCGGTGCTGGTGGTGGATGCAGCCCAGGGTGTGCAGGCACAGACTCTGGCCAACGTCTACCTGGCGCTGGACAACGACCTGGAGATCCTGCCGGTTCTCAACAAGATCGATCTTCCCAGTGCCCAGCCGGATGTGGTGAAGCAGGAAATTGAGGACCTGATCGGTCTGGACTGCAGTGATGCAGTGGAAATCAGCGCCAAGTCCGGACTCAATGTGGATCAGGTGCTGGAGGAAATTGTGAAGCGGCTTCCGGCACCGAAAGGCAACCGAAACAAGCCTCTGCAGGCTCTGGTGTTTGATTCTTTGTATGATCCCTACCGCGGGGTCATTGCCTTTGTGTCCATCAAGAACGGAACTGTAAAAAAAGGAGACAGGATCCGGTTCATGGCCACCGGTGCGGAATATGAAGTCACGGAAGTCGGCGTTCGGACCCCCAAGGAAGTGGTGGAGGAACAGCTGAACACCGGTGATGTCGGCTGGATCAGCGCTGCAATCAAGAACATTGAAGATGTGCGGGTTGGCGATACCATCACCAAAGCAGATGAACCGGCTGACCAGCCTCTGGAGGGTTACAAGGAAATGCAGCCGATGGTATACGCCGGTCTGTATCCTGTGGACAACGCACGCTACGAAGACCTGAAGGATGCGCTGGCCAAGCTGAAACTCAATGATGCCAGTCTGCAGTTCGAGCCCGAAACCTCCCAGGCACTGGGGTTCGGCTTCCGCTGCGGCTTTCTCGGCCTGCTGCACATGGATGTGATCGAGGAACGTCTGGAGAGGGAATACAACCTGAACCTGATTGCCACCTCACCCTCGGTTATTTATAAGGTTTATCGCACCGATGGGACTGTGGAAGACGTGGACAACCCCGCGGCTCTGCCCCCTGCACAGAACATTGACCACATCGAGGAACCCTATGTCAGGGCCGAAATCATGGTTCCGAAGGAATACGTCGGAGCCATCATGGATCTCTGTCAGAAGAAGCGGGGAGAGTACATTGACATGCAGGTGCTGGATGACGTCCGGATGAACCTCGTGTATGAAATGCCCCTGTCAGAAATCATCTTCGATTTCTTCGACAAGATGAAGTCCTCCACCAAGGGCTATGCTTCCTTTGACTACAGCTTTTCCAGATACAAGAGAAGCAACCTGGTGAAGATGGATATTCTGCTCAACGGTCAGGTCATCGACGCACTGTCCATCATTGTCCACAAAGACTTTGCGTACAACCGCGGAAATGCCATGACCATCAAGCTCAAGGAACTGATCCCGAAGCAGCAGTTCGAGATTCCTGTCCAGGCTGCCATTGGCGGGAAAGTCATTGCCCGGACCAACATCAAGGCGCTGCGAAAGAACGTCCTTGCCAAGTGCTATGGCGGTGATATTTCCCGGAAGAAGAAGCTGCTGGAGAAGCAGAAGGAAGGCAAGAAGCGCATGAAGATGGTGGGATCGGTGGAAATCCCGCAGGAAGCGTTCATGGCTGTCCTGTCCATGGACGACGAAGGCTGA